A stretch of DNA from Gammaproteobacteria bacterium:
GATCGACGAAGCGTTCTGAACGGTGGAGCGAGTGACCTTGGCGGGGTCGATGACACCCACACCGAGCAGGTCCTCGAACACACCGGTCGCCGCGTTGAATCCGGAAGTACCGCCTTCATTGCGGACCCGGTCGGCGACGACGCCGCCTTCGAAGCCGGCGTTGACGGCGATCTGCCGCAGCGGCTCTTCAAGCGCCTTACGCACGATCAACCGGCCGGTCTTCTCATCATCGGTACCGCCGCGCATCTTCTCCACGACTTCCTGGGCACGGAGCAGAGCCACGCCACCGCCGGGCACGATGCCTTCTTCCACCGCAGCGCGGGTAGCAGACAGCGCATCCTCGATGCGGTGCTTCTTCTCTTTCAGCTCCACCTCGGTGGCAGCGCCCACCTTGATGACGGCGACGCCACCGGCGAGCTTCGCGAGACGCTCCTGAAGCTTCTCACGGTCCCAATCGGAGTCCGAGTTCTCGATCTCGCGGTTGATCTGCTTGATCCGGGCCTCAACGTCCGCCCTTGATCCTGCACCGTCGACGATCGTTGTGTCGTCTTTCGTAACGACGACCTTGCGGGCCTTCCCGAGCATGTCAAGGGACACGTTCTCGAGCTTCAGGCCGACCTCCTCGGAGATCACGGTGCCACCGGTGAGGATGGCAATGTCCTGCAGCTGCTGCTTACGCCGCTCACCGAACCCGGGAGCCTTCACCGCCACGGACAAGAACGTCCCGCGGATCTTGTTGACCACCAGCGTGGCCAGCGCTTCGCCCTCGACGTCCTCGGAGAGGATCATGATCGGCTTGCCGGTCTGCATGACCTTCTCCAGCACGGGAAGCAGGTCGTTGACGGCCGTAATCTTCTGGTTGGCGATGAGGATGTATGGATCCTCGAGCACCGCTTCCATCCGGTCCGAGTCGGTGACGAAGTACGGCGAGGTGAAGCCCTTGTCGAACTGCATACCTTCGGTGAACTCGAGCTCGATGCCGAACGTCTGTCCCTCTTCGACGGTGATCACACCGTCCTTGCCGACCTTGTCCATCGCCTCGGCGATACGCTCGCCGATCATGGAGTCGGCAGCCGAGATGGCAGCGACGTGAGCGATCTCATCGCGGGACTCGATGTCCTTGGAGAACCCGCCGATGAACTCGACGACCTTGGCAACGGCCTGTTCCATGCCCCGCTTCAGCTCCATCGGGTTGGCGCCGGCGGCGACGTTGCGCAGCCCTTCGCGAACCATTGCCTGAGCGAGCACGGTAGCGGTGGTAGTGCCGTCACCGGCGACGTCGTTGGTCTTCGTCGCCACTTCCTTTGCGAGCTGAGCACCCATGTTCTCCCATGCGTCCTCAAGCTCAACTTCCTTTGCGATCGTGACGCCGTCATTGGTGATCGTGGGTGCACCCCACTTCTTCTCCAATACGACGTTGCGACCCTTTGGCCCGAGCGTCACCTTCACGACGTCGGCCAGCTTGTTCACACCGGCCTCGAGGCCGCGACGCGCGTCCTCATCAAACCGTAGTTCCTTTGCAGCCATTGATCCTCCTAATTGACGACCGCGAGGAGATCACGCGCGGAGAGGATCAGGTATTCCTCACCCTCTAGCTTGATCTCGGTGCCCGAGTACTTCGAGTAGACGACAACGTCGCCCTTCTTGACGTCGAGGGGTACCCGATCACCACTGTCGTTGATTTCACCAGGACCCACGGCAAGGACCTCGCCGAGCTGCGGCTTTTCCTTGGCGGTGTCCGGGATCACGAGACCGGAAGCTGTGCGAGCTTCCTCCTCGTCATTGGGCTTGACGACCACACGGTCACCCAGAGGCTGGAGTTTCATGCAGAACCCTCCTTCGAGTTGCCTTAGCACTCCTGTTCCTTGAGTGCTAAAGGCTAGCACTCTCCTCATATGAGTGCTAATCACGATTTCGCGGGATCGGGAGGACTGGGCTCGCTTCGTTCGCCCTGTTCAGCGTCCGGTATTCGGTACCGCGACACCACATCGACACAAGATCTCGGGGTAAGACTCCTAGAGCTTGTGGCGCTGCATCCAGCGCGCAACGTCGGAAGAAGAGATGATCCCGACGAGTCGGCCATCTCGAACGACCACGACCCTGCGCCCCTCCCCGACGAGGCGGGGCAAGAGCGCCTCGACATCCGTCTCGGACGACACGGCATCCTCGGGCTCCAGGCGTCTCATCACGTCGGACGTTCGCACAGCTCCCCAGCGCTCCCGGTCCACCTCACGAAGCTCACGCAGGCTGATGAGACCCCGCACCCTCCCGCCCTCGACCACCGGGAAGCAGGAGTAGTTGTGCTGCATGAAGAACTCGTCGAACAGATCCTGCAGCGTGAGGTCACCGTCCACGGCGATGGGTGTCGGCGTCATGATCTGTCCGGCCGTGACGCCATGCAGGACCTCCTTGGTCTCCATCTGCAGCAGGGCCGAACCGGCAGCCTGAAAGAGGAACCAGCCGAGCACGATCCACCAGAGACCCCCAAAGTTGCCTGTCGTGAACAGGTCGACCACCCCGATGACAACCATCAACAACGCCACCCCGCGCCCGCCCATCGCGGCAACTCTCGTCGCCCGGTTGAAATCGCCGGTGATCTTCCAGACGATCGACCGCAGCACACGGCCACCGTCGAGGGGGAACCCGGGCGCCAGATTGAACACACCGAGCACGACATTCACGAAGGCGAGTCGCTCCGTCAGCCGATGAACGATCGTGCCGTCCGCGAACAGGAACGAAAACCCGAAGAACATGGCGCCGAGAATGACCGAAGCCAGCGGTCCGGCGATCGTGATGGCGAACTCGACGCCGGGCGTCGTCGCCTCCTCTTCGATTTCCGACACCCCGCCGAATACGAAGAGGTGTATTCGCTTGACCTGGATCCCTCGCCCGACGGCGACGAGCGAATGGCTGAGCTCGTGCACGATGATGCTGCCGAAGAACAGCAGCGTCCCGACAAAGGCACCCACCCAGAAACCGGCGCCCCCGGTAGATGCCACGATTCCCTGATCGGCAGCGGTGACGAGGTCCGTCCAGAAGAACATCCAGATCAGGAAAAAGATGATCAGCCACGAAGCGTCGGCGGTGATCGGGATGCCGTGCACACGCCCTATCGAAAACCCCTTGCCGTTCATAGCGCCATGGACGGATCGACCGAAGATCCCCAGTCGGAGAAATGACCTTCGGTGAGGTGGTAGGCACCGGCAGCGCCAATCATCGCCGCGTTGTCGGTGCACAGAACCGGATCGGGAAGCAGAAGGCGCACACCGTGCCGATCTGCCTCCTCCTGCATCCTCACCCGCAATCTCCTGTTCGAGAGTACGCCACCGCCGCCTGCCACCGTCTCCGCGCCGGTGTCCTCGACGGCGTTGAAGGTCTTGTCCACGAGCACATCGATAATCGCCTCCTGAATGGAAGCGGCCACATCGGCCAGCGGCGGCAGCGTGCCGGCCACGCTCGCCTTCTTGATGAACGTCACGACGGAAGTCTTGAGACCCGAGAACGAAAAGTCGTAGCGTCGATCGGCGAGAGCACGAGGGAACTTCAGCGCTCGCGGATCTCCGTCCTCGGATGCTTTGTCGATCGCCGGTCCTCCCGGATAGCCCAGGCCCATGAACCGCGCCAGCTTGTCGAACGCCTCGCCGGATGCATCGTCGATGGTCCGGCCGAGCACCTTGTACTCGCCCCAGCGGGGGACGTGCACGATCTGACTGTGGCCCCCGGAAGCGAGGACCACGACCGCCGGAGGCTCGAAGTCGGCGTGTTGAAGCCTCGGAGCCATCAAGTGCCCCTCCATGTGGTCGA
This window harbors:
- the groL gene encoding chaperonin GroEL, which gives rise to MAAKELRFDEDARRGLEAGVNKLADVVKVTLGPKGRNVVLEKKWGAPTITNDGVTIAKEVELEDAWENMGAQLAKEVATKTNDVAGDGTTTATVLAQAMVREGLRNVAAGANPMELKRGMEQAVAKVVEFIGGFSKDIESRDEIAHVAAISAADSMIGERIAEAMDKVGKDGVITVEEGQTFGIELEFTEGMQFDKGFTSPYFVTDSDRMEAVLEDPYILIANQKITAVNDLLPVLEKVMQTGKPIMILSEDVEGEALATLVVNKIRGTFLSVAVKAPGFGERRKQQLQDIAILTGGTVISEEVGLKLENVSLDMLGKARKVVVTKDDTTIVDGAGSRADVEARIKQINREIENSDSDWDREKLQERLAKLAGGVAVIKVGAATEVELKEKKHRIEDALSATRAAVEEGIVPGGGVALLRAQEVVEKMRGGTDDEKTGRLIVRKALEEPLRQIAVNAGFEGGVVADRVRNEGGTSGFNAATGVFEDLLGVGVIDPAKVTRSTVQNASSIASLLLTTEALIVEKKEDTPPMPAGAPGGPGMDF
- a CDS encoding co-chaperone GroES, with product MKLQPLGDRVVVKPNDEEEARTASGLVIPDTAKEKPQLGEVLAVGPGEINDSGDRVPLDVKKGDVVVYSKYSGTEIKLEGEEYLILSARDLLAVVN
- a CDS encoding CBS domain-containing protein, giving the protein MHGIPITADASWLIIFFLIWMFFWTDLVTAADQGIVASTGGAGFWVGAFVGTLLFFGSIIVHELSHSLVAVGRGIQVKRIHLFVFGGVSEIEEEATTPGVEFAITIAGPLASVILGAMFFGFSFLFADGTIVHRLTERLAFVNVVLGVFNLAPGFPLDGGRVLRSIVWKITGDFNRATRVAAMGGRGVALLMVVIGVVDLFTTGNFGGLWWIVLGWFLFQAAGSALLQMETKEVLHGVTAGQIMTPTPIAVDGDLTLQDLFDEFFMQHNYSCFPVVEGGRVRGLISLRELREVDRERWGAVRTSDVMRRLEPEDAVSSETDVEALLPRLVGEGRRVVVVRDGRLVGIISSSDVARWMQRHKL
- the tsaD gene encoding tRNA (adenosine(37)-N6)-threonylcarbamoyltransferase complex transferase subunit TsaD, coding for MSSGPVVLAFETSCDETGVAVVRGTEVLSNILASQTEIHARFGGVVPEVAARAHVESIRSLTHRALGEAGVHPDDLDGVAATQGPGLVGALLVGFSFAKATAWARGVPFVGIDHMEGHLMAPRLQHADFEPPAVVVLASGGHSQIVHVPRWGEYKVLGRTIDDASGEAFDKLARFMGLGYPGGPAIDKASEDGDPRALKFPRALADRRYDFSFSGLKTSVVTFIKKASVAGTLPPLADVAASIQEAIIDVLVDKTFNAVEDTGAETVAGGGGVLSNRRLRVRMQEEADRHGVRLLLPDPVLCTDNAAMIGAAGAYHLTEGHFSDWGSSVDPSMAL